Proteins from a genomic interval of Rhodopseudomonas julia:
- a CDS encoding penicillin-binding protein 1A: MFLRLIGYLFGIGALLALCVAAVAGFLLHRYNQDLPDYDVLAKYEPPVMTRIHADDGQLVAEYARQRRLYLPIQAVPDLVKAAYLSAEDKNFYNHPGIDVEGILRAVVSNLRNSGSGKLQGASTITQQVAKNFLLTNERTYERKIKEALLSLRIEQAYSKDRILELYLNEIYLGLGSYGIAAASLNYFDKSVNELTLAEAAYLAALPKAPENYNPFRDTERAVDRRNWVIDQMLENGYIRAEDAQKAKTEPLDVNPRPRGQYLFASEYFAEEVRRRLIDMYGSEKLYEGGLSVRTTLDPQLQALARKTLQKGLIAFDEKRGYRGPVDRIDIAGDWGKKLGEVDGLSDVPEWHLAVVLATGDGEADIGLKPKRLISGKLSDERETGVLPVSNMKWAKRSVKSAGDVLSAGDVIFVEEDADKKGIYKLRQAPKIQGAMVAMDPYTGRVRALVGGFSFDQSKFNRATQAYRQPGSSFKPFVYATALDNGYTPSSVVMDAPIEIKAGDKIWRPQNYSNKYYGPSTLRIGIEHSRNVMTVRLAQDMGMPLVAEYAERFGIYDDLKPYLPMALGAGETTVLRLVTAYGTIANGGRKINATLIDRIQDRYGKTIYQHDQRECIGCEAQDWHGQAEPELIDQREQILDPMTAYQITSMMEGVVQRGTGSRVKVVGKPIAGKTGTTNEEKDAWFIGFSPDLVVGVFIGYDQPKPMGRGSTGGVLAAPIFADFMKVALADEPAKPFQVPPGIQLIPIDARTGLRASGAEGEKVIMEAFKPGTAPPSSYSIIGYQDSSGQPLTVTPEADRAISTGTGGLY, encoded by the coding sequence ATGTTCTTGCGATTAATCGGCTATTTGTTCGGCATCGGCGCGCTTCTGGCGCTGTGCGTGGCGGCTGTGGCCGGCTTCCTGCTGCATCGCTACAATCAGGATCTTCCAGATTACGACGTGCTTGCCAAATACGAGCCGCCGGTGATGACGCGCATCCATGCTGACGACGGCCAGCTTGTTGCCGAATATGCGCGCCAGCGGCGGCTCTATCTGCCGATTCAGGCCGTGCCGGACCTGGTCAAGGCGGCCTATCTGTCTGCCGAGGACAAGAATTTCTACAACCATCCTGGGATCGACGTGGAAGGTATCCTTCGCGCCGTCGTCTCCAATCTCAGGAACAGCGGCTCGGGCAAACTGCAGGGTGCCTCCACCATCACCCAGCAGGTGGCAAAGAATTTTCTACTCACGAACGAGCGCACCTACGAGCGCAAGATCAAGGAAGCGCTTCTGTCGCTTCGCATCGAGCAGGCCTATTCCAAGGACCGCATCCTCGAGCTCTATCTCAACGAGATCTATCTCGGCCTCGGCTCTTATGGCATCGCAGCCGCGTCGCTCAATTATTTCGACAAATCCGTGAATGAGCTGACACTGGCGGAGGCGGCCTATCTCGCTGCTCTGCCGAAGGCGCCTGAGAACTACAATCCGTTCCGCGATACCGAGCGTGCCGTCGATCGCCGCAATTGGGTGATCGATCAGATGCTGGAGAACGGCTACATCCGTGCCGAGGATGCACAGAAGGCAAAGACCGAGCCGCTTGACGTCAATCCGCGTCCGCGCGGGCAGTATCTTTTCGCGTCCGAATATTTCGCTGAAGAGGTGCGCCGCCGTCTGATCGATATGTACGGCAGCGAAAAGCTCTATGAGGGCGGACTGTCTGTGCGCACCACCCTCGACCCTCAGCTTCAGGCGCTTGCCCGCAAGACGCTGCAGAAGGGTCTGATCGCCTTTGACGAAAAGCGCGGTTATCGCGGTCCGGTCGACCGCATCGACATCGCCGGCGATTGGGGCAAGAAGCTGGGGGAGGTGGACGGCCTCTCCGACGTTCCAGAATGGCATCTCGCCGTCGTGTTGGCGACGGGTGACGGTGAGGCCGATATCGGTCTGAAGCCGAAGCGGCTCATCTCGGGAAAACTCTCCGATGAGCGCGAAACCGGCGTCCTGCCTGTCTCGAACATGAAATGGGCGAAGCGCAGCGTCAAATCGGCGGGCGATGTTTTGAGCGCCGGAGACGTCATCTTCGTCGAAGAGGATGCCGATAAGAAGGGCATCTACAAGCTCCGACAGGCGCCGAAGATCCAGGGCGCCATGGTCGCCATGGATCCCTATACGGGCCGCGTCCGTGCATTGGTGGGCGGCTTTTCCTTCGACCAGAGCAAATTCAACCGCGCGACACAGGCCTATCGCCAGCCGGGCTCGTCCTTCAAGCCGTTCGTCTACGCGACGGCTCTCGACAATGGCTACACGCCGTCTTCGGTGGTCATGGACGCCCCGATCGAGATCAAGGCCGGTGACAAGATCTGGCGGCCGCAGAATTACTCCAACAAGTATTATGGGCCCTCGACGCTGCGCATCGGCATCGAGCATTCGCGCAACGTCATGACCGTGCGCCTGGCTCAGGATATGGGCATGCCGTTGGTCGCGGAATATGCGGAACGCTTCGGCATCTATGACGACCTGAAGCCTTATCTGCCGATGGCGTTGGGTGCCGGCGAAACCACCGTTCTGCGGCTCGTGACGGCCTATGGCACGATCGCCAATGGCGGGCGTAAGATCAACGCCACCTTGATCGACCGGATTCAGGACCGCTACGGCAAGACCATTTATCAGCATGATCAGCGGGAGTGCATTGGCTGCGAAGCGCAGGACTGGCACGGACAGGCCGAGCCGGAGCTGATCGACCAGCGCGAACAGATCCTTGATCCGATGACGGCCTACCAGATCACCTCGATGATGGAGGGCGTCGTCCAGCGGGGCACAGGTAGCCGCGTCAAGGTCGTCGGCAAGCCGATCGCCGGCAAGACCGGAACGACGAACGAGGAGAAGGATGCCTGGTTCATCGGCTTCTCGCCCGACCTCGTCGTCGGTGTCTTCATCGGCTACGACCAGCCAAAGCCGATGGGTCGGGGCTCGACGGGCGGTGTCCTTGCGGCGCCGATCTTTGCAGATTTCATGAAAGTGGCGCTTGCCGACGAGCCGGCCAAGCCCTTCCAGGTGCCGCCGGGCATCCAGCTCATCCCGATCGATGCCCGCACCGGCCTGCGCGCCAGTGGTGCCGAAGGGGAGAAGGTCATCATGGAAGCCTTCAAGCCGGGTACGGCGCCTCCCTCCAGCTACTCCATCATCGGCTACCAGGATTCCTCCGGTCAGCCTTTGACCGTGACGCCTGAGGCCGACAGGGCGATCAGCACCGGAACCGGCGGCCTTTACTAG
- a CDS encoding N-acetylmuramoyl-L-alanine amidase, which yields MVRFALMLLVLPWLAASPALAAKVSDIRVVGDSERTRMVLDVEGEPRFHILRLRAPYRLVVDLPDTEFVAPASKAKAVGLVSDYRFGQIAASRGRVVLDLTGPVAVEKSYLMPEVAEQPARLVLDMVPSTAEAFLEEAAPISEPTPALASLQEGEAGVSSEAHEIPIDRPDAADSRPVVVIDPGHGGIDSGAISSDGLLEKDITLGFAKALREVLIERGKTIPILTRDDDVFLSLGKRVAFARREGAALFISVHADTVPQDYVRGATVYTLSEEASDVLAARLAARENRADILAGLAIEDQPDEVATILFDLARRETRNLSMRFAADLVKDLGAEMVLNKKPRRGASFRVLKAPDVPSVLLELGYLSNNVDEKLFQSDEWRERTSEAVASAVEKYLALPGVARR from the coding sequence ATGGTCCGCTTCGCCCTCATGCTGCTCGTCTTGCCTTGGCTTGCAGCTTCTCCGGCCCTTGCCGCGAAGGTTTCCGACATCCGTGTTGTTGGAGATAGTGAACGCACGCGTATGGTGCTCGACGTGGAAGGGGAACCCCGCTTTCACATCTTGCGGTTACGCGCTCCCTATCGGCTTGTTGTCGATCTTCCCGATACGGAATTTGTCGCGCCGGCTTCCAAGGCCAAGGCGGTTGGTCTCGTCAGCGATTACCGCTTCGGCCAGATCGCGGCCTCGCGTGGTCGCGTGGTCCTCGACCTGACGGGTCCGGTTGCGGTGGAAAAATCCTATCTGATGCCGGAGGTTGCCGAACAGCCGGCTCGCCTCGTCCTCGACATGGTTCCCTCCACGGCGGAAGCTTTTCTGGAGGAGGCTGCGCCGATCAGCGAACCCACGCCGGCGCTCGCCTCGCTTCAAGAGGGGGAGGCCGGCGTGTCGTCCGAGGCGCACGAGATCCCGATCGATCGGCCCGACGCAGCCGACAGCCGACCGGTCGTCGTCATCGATCCCGGCCACGGCGGCATCGACTCCGGTGCGATCAGCTCAGATGGGCTTTTGGAAAAGGACATCACGCTCGGCTTTGCGAAGGCGTTGCGCGAGGTCCTGATCGAGCGCGGCAAGACGATCCCGATCCTCACGCGCGACGACGACGTCTTCCTGTCCCTTGGCAAGCGCGTTGCTTTCGCCAGACGCGAGGGGGCGGCGCTTTTCATTTCCGTCCATGCCGATACCGTGCCGCAGGATTACGTGCGTGGAGCCACCGTCTACACGCTTTCAGAAGAAGCGTCCGACGTGCTTGCGGCACGTCTCGCAGCGCGCGAGAATCGGGCCGACATTCTGGCGGGCCTCGCCATCGAAGATCAGCCGGACGAGGTTGCGACGATCCTCTTCGATCTGGCGAGGCGTGAGACCCGCAACCTCTCGATGCGTTTTGCCGCCGACCTGGTGAAGGATCTTGGCGCGGAGATGGTCCTCAACAAAAAGCCTCGCCGCGGCGCATCCTTTCGTGTTCTCAAGGCGCCGGACGTGCCCTCGGTGCTCTTGGAACTCGGCTATCTTTCCAATAATGTGGACGAGAAGCTTTTTCAGTCGGATGAATGGCGAGAGCGCACGAGCGAGGCTGTGGCCAGCGCCGTGGAGAAGTATCTCGCCTTGCCGGGCGTCGCCCGGCGCTGA
- a CDS encoding Rne/Rng family ribonuclease produces the protein MSNKMLIDAAHPEETRVVVLRGDKVEEFDFESAERRQLRGNIYLAKVTRVEPSLQAAFVDYGGNRHGFLAFSEIHPDYYQIPFADRQALLDAEESDREEDSDNHGGDSQSDDAPAKAEKSSDDDVDDNGDDSNGDDNDADHAVESVGAEDAMEEVPERRRQRAKQYKIQEVIKRRQVLLVQVVKEERGNKGAALTTYLSLAGRYSVLMPNTGRGGGISRKITDPADRKRLKSIAAGLEVPSGMGVILRTAGASRTKTEIKRDFEYLLRLWENVRDLTLKSAAPTLVYEEGSLVKRSIRDLYSREIDQVMVAGEEAYREAKDFMRMLMPSHAKNVQPYRDAAPIFSRHSVERQLEAMFLPQVTLRSGGYIVINQTEALVAIDVNSGRSTREHSIEDTAVRTNLEAAEEVARQLRLRDLAGLIVIDFIDMEEKRNNRAVERKLKDCLRFDRARIQLGRISHFGLMEMSRQRLRTGVLESSTALCHACHGTGQVRSVASLALQLLRMLEEHLIQDRSRNLEVSTRPDVALYVLNQKRTHLADLERRFAVSITVAGDAPDAASGFTIDRADLSEEEPPHSTAVAMLDVSDLDEPAPVEAEDESEVTSDDDSEDGGRRGGRRRKRRRPKGDKAENERSETEAATSEAAAANDGETRRDESSEDDDGDETKPKKRRRGRRGGRRRGRNRDEQQDANAANGDNTQDRGSRSDDDDGDDGDDDRADARWSDTEEQNDVASPSETSEAPSAEETSPTVEATQETATAEASKETSEEQHSLPVASEQQVGTGVASEAEAEPVTGDDTAEGAVEEDENRSSYEEAKDENADRVAEAAMPAEPEATESGARASDMPEERQPDETASAQADVAEKAEDTEPKDDPNRPKRVGWWQRRSFL, from the coding sequence ATGTCGAACAAGATGCTCATCGACGCGGCCCACCCGGAAGAGACCCGGGTCGTGGTGCTGCGCGGCGACAAGGTTGAAGAATTTGATTTTGAATCAGCGGAAAGAAGACAACTTCGAGGCAACATCTATCTGGCGAAGGTAACGCGGGTCGAGCCGTCGCTGCAGGCTGCCTTCGTCGATTATGGCGGCAACCGGCACGGCTTCCTCGCCTTCTCGGAGATCCATCCCGACTATTACCAGATCCCGTTCGCCGACAGGCAGGCGCTTCTCGATGCGGAAGAATCCGACCGCGAGGAGGATTCCGATAATCATGGCGGCGACAGCCAGAGCGACGACGCCCCCGCCAAGGCGGAAAAATCGTCCGACGACGATGTGGACGACAACGGCGACGACAGCAACGGCGACGATAACGACGCCGACCATGCCGTCGAAAGCGTCGGCGCAGAAGATGCGATGGAGGAGGTGCCGGAGCGGCGGCGCCAACGCGCCAAGCAGTACAAGATCCAGGAAGTCATCAAGCGCCGCCAGGTCCTGCTGGTGCAGGTGGTCAAAGAGGAGCGCGGCAACAAAGGCGCTGCGCTGACGACGTACCTGTCGCTTGCAGGCCGCTACTCTGTCCTGATGCCGAATACCGGCCGTGGCGGCGGTATTTCCCGCAAGATTACGGATCCGGCCGACCGCAAGCGCCTGAAAAGCATTGCGGCGGGGCTTGAGGTGCCGTCAGGCATGGGCGTCATCCTCCGCACAGCGGGCGCTTCAAGAACCAAGACGGAGATCAAGCGCGATTTCGAATACCTCCTCAGATTGTGGGAGAACGTTCGCGATCTGACGCTGAAATCGGCGGCACCGACCCTCGTTTACGAGGAAGGCAGTCTCGTCAAACGCTCCATCCGCGATCTCTATTCGCGCGAGATCGACCAGGTCATGGTGGCCGGCGAAGAAGCCTATCGCGAGGCGAAGGACTTCATGCGCATGCTCATGCCGAGCCATGCGAAGAATGTTCAGCCCTACCGCGATGCGGCTCCGATCTTTTCGCGCCATTCGGTGGAGCGTCAGCTCGAAGCGATGTTTCTGCCGCAGGTCACCCTGCGCTCCGGAGGCTACATCGTCATCAATCAGACCGAGGCGCTCGTCGCCATCGACGTCAATTCGGGCCGTTCGACGCGCGAGCATTCGATCGAGGACACCGCGGTTCGAACGAACCTCGAAGCCGCCGAAGAGGTTGCGCGCCAATTGCGGCTGCGCGATCTCGCAGGCCTCATCGTCATCGACTTCATCGACATGGAGGAGAAGCGCAACAACCGGGCGGTCGAACGCAAGCTGAAGGATTGCCTTCGCTTCGACCGGGCGCGTATCCAGCTCGGGCGCATCTCGCATTTCGGTCTGATGGAGATGTCGCGGCAGCGTCTCAGGACCGGCGTCTTGGAGAGTTCGACGGCGCTCTGCCATGCCTGCCACGGAACCGGTCAGGTTCGCTCCGTCGCGTCGCTCGCGCTTCAGCTCCTTCGTATGCTGGAAGAGCACCTCATTCAGGACCGCAGCCGCAATCTCGAAGTGTCGACGCGGCCGGATGTTGCACTTTACGTGCTCAACCAGAAGCGCACGCATCTCGCTGACCTCGAACGCCGCTTTGCTGTTTCGATCACGGTGGCCGGGGATGCTCCTGATGCGGCCTCGGGCTTCACCATCGATCGGGCCGACCTCTCCGAAGAGGAGCCGCCCCACTCGACGGCTGTTGCGATGCTCGACGTCTCGGATCTCGATGAACCAGCTCCGGTTGAAGCTGAGGACGAGAGCGAAGTGACTTCGGATGACGACAGCGAGGATGGCGGCCGCCGTGGAGGCCGCCGGCGCAAGCGTCGTCGCCCGAAAGGCGATAAAGCCGAAAACGAACGCTCGGAAACGGAGGCCGCCACCTCGGAGGCCGCCGCTGCCAATGACGGCGAAACCCGACGGGACGAGAGCTCAGAGGACGACGACGGCGACGAGACGAAGCCCAAGAAGCGGCGCCGCGGCCGGCGGGGCGGACGGCGGCGCGGTCGCAATCGCGACGAGCAGCAGGATGCAAACGCAGCGAACGGCGACAATACGCAAGATCGCGGTTCGCGTTCCGATGACGACGATGGCGACGATGGCGACGACGATCGCGCAGATGCGCGTTGGTCCGACACTGAAGAGCAAAACGACGTAGCGAGCCCCTCAGAGACTTCGGAAGCCCCGTCGGCGGAGGAGACCTCTCCGACCGTCGAAGCGACGCAGGAAACTGCGACAGCCGAGGCTTCCAAGGAGACATCGGAGGAGCAGCATTCGCTCCCAGTCGCATCAGAACAGCAGGTCGGCACGGGCGTGGCGAGTGAGGCGGAGGCGGAACCTGTCACAGGTGACGACACCGCCGAAGGCGCTGTCGAAGAAGACGAAAACCGTTCCAGCTACGAAGAAGCCAAGGACGAGAACGCCGATCGCGTTGCTGAAGCGGCGATGCCCGCCGAACCAGAGGCAACAGAAAGCGGCGCTAGGGCGAGCGACATGCCAGAAGAGCGGCAACCAGACGAGACCGCTTCGGCACAGGCCGACGTTGCCGAAAAGGCCGAGGACACCGAGCCGAAGGACGATCCGAACCGACCCAAGCGCGTCGGCTGGTGGCAGCGACGCTCGTTCCTCTAG